In Leishmania mexicana MHOM/GT/2001/U1103 complete genome, chromosome 20, one genomic interval encodes:
- a CDS encoding putative ubiquitin fusion degradation protein — translation MAALPQPYETRLVAVSASSVNQQRINYGSRVLLPSSVLDDLCRITMVYPLQFEIITPGKKRVYAAVLEFNAQAGSVVLPDWMFQHLGLCGTMVVKVQSCSLPPGSLVKLRPHQKALVMFENPRHLLELRLAQYPVLTKGTTIVISYVDREFQLDLVDIIDMKQEFVNGILTVRADGAPVELKVDFERPLDMPPSPPETPISAVASPTGVNVIGASSPTGVQFQPFNFRPPSLTGVPKVAAVAPPLQHQPGQSSSSSSGPKGGNSAAKPEQPTFTGAGRTLRGVLPSENQTNEASASAPAAPPTARPSAEELRAMRLKALGGGGRS, via the coding sequence ATGGCGGCACTCCCGCAGCCCTACGAAACGCGCCTGGTGGCGGTATCTGCCTCTAGCGTCAACCAGCAGCGCATCAACTACGGCAGTCGCGTGCTTTTGCCGTCAAGCGTGCTGGATGACCTTTGTCGCATCACTATGGTGTATCCCCTCCAGTTTGAGATCATCACTCCTGGTAAGAAGCGCGTGTACGCGGCTGTTCTCGAGTTTAACGCGCAGGCAGGCTCTGTGGTGCTACCGGACTGGATGTTCCAGCACTTGGGGCTCTGCGGCACGATGGTGGTGAAAGTGCAGAGCTGCAGTCTTCCGCCAGGCTCCCTGGTGAAGCTCCGACCGCATCAGAAGGCTCTTGTAATGTTCGAGAATCCGCGGCACCTGCTGGAACTGCGCCTCGCCCAGTATCCCGTGCTCACCAAGGGCACCACAATCGTGATCAGCTACGTGGATCGTGAGTTCCAGCTGGACTTGGTGGACATTATTGACATGAAGCAGGAGTTCGTCAATGGAATCCTAACGGTGCGCGCAGACGGTGCACCAGTGGAATTGAAAGTAGACTTTGAACGGCCACTTGACAtgccaccgtcacctccaGAGACACCAATTTCTGCGGTAGCATCACCGACTGGAGTCAACGTTATCGGTGCAAGCAGTCCTACTGGTGTGCAGTTTCAACCCTTTAACTTTCGGCCGCCTAGTCTCACGGGCGTCCCCAAAGTGGCTGcagtggcgccaccgctgcagcaccagccaGGGCaatcttcctcctcgtcctccggACCAAAAGGCGGCAACTCTGCCGCCAAGCCAGAGCAGCCTACCTTCACCGGTGCGGGCCGAACCCTACGTGGGGTCCTCCCGTCTGAGAATCAGACGAACGAAGCTTCAGCAAGCGcccctgccgcgccgccgacTGCGCGTCCCTCTGCGGAGGAGCTCCGTGCCATGCGACTGAAGGCCCTCGGTGGAGGTGGGCGCTCATGA
- a CDS encoding putative histidine secretory acid phosphatase — translation MVQVVHRHGARSALIDDNTTEICGTLYPCGELTGEGVEMVRAIGEFARSRYNNLSLVESPLFPSTRYNSSVVHTRSTHTQRTIQSATAFLRGLFQDDYFYPVVYSTNRTTETLLSTDAVPSVVGRSWLDNPALHAALNPVIDEHLSWDAIQSAAKDAWVEGLCADYNARTNCVLDMYDVAAAFEAAGRLDNATNLKAVYPGLQEVNAAWFKYVFSWNHTSKLDLTQGSASQNLAQTVLANINAHRLSPSYNMFQYSAHDTTVTPLAVTFGDQGETTMRPPFAVTIFVELLQDTADASGWYVRLIRGNPVKAADGTYVFQESGIKAYCIDEAGNKYLAHTGICPLNSFRRMVDYSRPAVADGHCAMTQTQYSNMDCPRTIADNKPVPSRCWLYRHVCPSKACPDSYILSAVDHQCYPGPDVTNPTSSSSSEGTTTSSSEGTATSSSEGTATSSSDVTTTSSSEGTATSSSDATTSSSEGTATSSSDATTSSSSDATTTSSSEGTTSSSSDATTSSSDATTTSSSEGTTTSSSDATTSSSEGTATSSSDATTSSSSDATTSSSSDATTTSSSEGTTSSSSDATTSSSDATTTSSSEGTATSSSDATTTSSEGTATSSSDVTTTSSEGTATSSSDATTSSSSDATTTSSSEGTTSSSSDATTSSSDATTTSSSEGTATSSSDVTTTSSSEGTATSSSDATTSSSEGTTTSSSDATTTSSEGTATSSSDVTTTSSEGTATSSSDATTTSSSEGTTSSSSDATTSSSEGTATTSSDATTSSSSEGTTSSSSDATTSSSDATTTSSSEGTATSSSDATTTSSEGTATSSSDVTTTSSEGTATSSSDATTTSSSEGTTSSSSDATTSSSEGTATTSSDATTSSSSEGTTSSSSDATTTSSSSEGTATSSSDATTSSSEGTATTSSDATTSSSSEGTTSSSSDATTSSSEGTATTSSDATTSSSSEGTTSSRSDATTSSSEGTATTSSDATTSSSSDATTSSSEGTATTSSDATTSSSSEGTTSSRSDATTSSSEGTATTSSDATTSSSSEGTTSSSSDATTSSSEGTATTSSDATTSSSSEGTTSSSSDATTSSSEGTATTSSDATTSSSSEGTTSSRSDATTSSSEGTATTSSDATTSSSSEGTTSSSSDATTSSSEGTATTSSDATTSSSSDATTTSSHQQQVTTTSSSSEGTTSSSDATTTSSDVTTTSSSSEGTTTSSSSSSSKSTSSSDVPSFKKPANWSPRVLSPERGRHIAGDIIRRVTNGVTIGAGVRKHDEYSRHRQQ, via the coding sequence ATGGTGCAGGTGGTACACCGCCACGGTGCGCGCAGCGCACTCATCGACGACAACACGACGGAGATTTGTGGCACCCTGTACCCGTGCGGTGAGCTGACCGGCGAGGGTGTCGAGATGGTCCGTGCTATCGGCGAGTTTGCCCGCAGCCGCTACAACAACCTCTCATTGGTGGAGAGCCCTCTCTTCCCGTCGACGCGGTACAACTCCTCTGtcgtgcacacacgctccacccacacccagCGCACCATCCAGAGCGCGACCGCCTTTCTGCGCGGCCTCTTCCAGGACGACTACTTCTACCCGGTGGTGTACTCGACCAACAGAACGACCGAAACGCTGCTCAGCACTGACGCGGTGCCGTCCGTGGTGGGCCGTAGCTGGCTCGACAACCCGGCGCTGCACGCCGCCCTCAACCCGGTGATCGATGAGCACCTCAGCTGGGACGCCATCCAGAGCGCTGCCAAGGACGCATGGGTCGAGGGCCTGTGCGCGGACTACAACGCCCGCACCAACTGCGTCCTCGACATGTAcgacgtggccgccgccttcgagGCCGCCGGGCGTCTTGACAATGCCACCAATCTCAAGGCGGTGTATCCCGGCCTTCAGGAGGTGAACGCCGCCTGGTTCAAGTATGTCTTCAGCTGGAACCACACGAGCAAGCTCGATCTCACGCAGGGCTCCGCCTCGCAGAACCTTGCGCAGACGGTGCTGGCCAACATCAAcgcccaccgcctctctccgtcGTACAACATGTTCCAGTACAGCGCTCACGACACAACGGTGACTCCCTTGGCTGTCACGTTCGGTGACCAGGGCGAGACGACGATGCGTCCGCCCTTCGCGGTTACCATCTTCGTGGAGCTGCTCCAGGACACCGCAGATGCCAGTGGCTGGTACGTGCGCCTCATCCGCGGCAACCCTGTGAAGGCAGCCGACGGCACCTATGTCTTCCAGGAGTCTGGTATCAAGGCATACTGCATCGATGAAGCCGGGAACAAGTACCTCGCACACACCGGCATCTGCCCGCTGAATAGCTTCCGCCGCATGGTCGACTACTCGCGCCCCGCCGTGGCTGACGGTCACTGCGCCATGACACAGACTCAGTACAGCAACATGGATTGCCCGCGCACTATCGCGGACAACAAGCCGGtgccgtcgcgctgctggcTCTACCGCCACGTTTGCCCTAGCAAGGCATGCCCGGACAGCTACATTCTCTCCGCGGTCGACCACCAGTGCTACCCCGGGCCCGACGTTACGAaccccaccagcagcagcagcagcgagggtaccaccaccagcagcagcgagggtaccgccaccagcagcagcgagggtaccgccaccagcagcagcgacgttaccaccaccagcagcagcgagggtaccgccaccagcagcagcgacgctaccaccagcagcagcgagggtaccgccaccagcagcagcgacgctaccaccagcagcagcagcgacgctaccaccaccagcagcagcgagggtaccaccagcagcagcagcgacgctaccaccagcagcagcgacgctaccaccaccagcagcagcgagggtaccaccaccagcagcagcgacgctaccaccagcagcagcgagggtaccgccaccagcagcagcgacgctaccaccagcagcagcagcgacgctaccaccagcagcagcagcgacgctaccaccaccagcagcagcgagggtaccaccagcagcagcagcgacgctaccaccagcagcagcgacgctaccaccaccagtagcagcgagggtaccgccaccagcagcagcgacgctaccaccaccagcagcgagggtaccgccaccagcagcagcgacgttaccaccaccagcagcgagggtaccgccaccagcagcagcgacgctaccaccagcagcagcagcgacgctaccaccaccagcagcagcgagggtaccaccagcagcagcagcgacgctaccaccagcagcagcgacgctaccaccaccagcagcagcgagggtaccgccaccagcagcagcgacgttaccaccaccagcagcagcgagggtaccgccaccagcagcagcgacgctaccaccagcagcagcgagggtaccaccaccagcagcagcgacgctaccaccaccagcagcgagggtaccgccaccagcagcagcgacgttaccaccaccagcagcgagggtaccgccaccagcagcagcgacgctaccaccaccagcagcagcgagggtaccaccagcagcagcagcgacgctaccaccagcagcagcgagggtaccgccaccaccagcagcgacgctaccaccagcagcagcagcgagggtaccaccagcagcagcagcgacgctaccaccagcagcagcgacgctaccaccaccagtagcagcgagggtaccgccaccagcagcagcgacgctaccaccaccagcagcgagggtaccgccaccagcagcagcgacgttaccaccaccagcagcgagggtaccgccaccagcagcagcgacgctaccaccaccagcagcagcgagggtaccaccagcagcagcagcgacgctaccaccagcagcagcgagggtaccgccaccaccagcagcgacgctaccaccagcagcagcagcgagggtaccaccagcagcagcagcgacgctaccaccaccagcagcagcagcgagggtaccgccaccagcagcagcgacgctaccaccagcagcagcgagggtaccgccaccaccagcagcgacgctaccaccagcagcagcagcgagggtaccaccagcagcagcagcgacgctaccaccagcagcagcgagggtaccgccaccaccagcagcgacgctaccaccagcagcagcagcgagggtaccaccagcagcagaagtgacgctaccaccagcagcagcgagggtaccgccaccaccagcagcgacgctaccaccagcagcagcagcgacgctaccaccagcagcagcgagggtaccgccaccaccagcagcgacgctaccaccagcagcagcagcgagggtaccaccagcagcagaagtgacgctaccaccagcagcagcgagggtaccgccaccaccagcagcgacgctaccaccagcagcagcagcgagggtaccaccagcagcagcagcgacgctaccaccagcagcagcgagggtaccgccaccaccagcagcgacgctaccaccagcagcagcagcgagggtaccaccagcagcagcagcgacgctaccaccagcagcagcgagggtaccgccaccaccagcagcgacgctaccaccagcagcagcagcgagggtaccaccagcagcagaagtgacgctaccaccagcagcagcgagggtaccgccaccaccagcagcgacgctaccaccagcagcagcagcgagggtaccaccagcagcagcagcgacgctaccaccagcagcagcgagggtaccgccaccaccagcagcgacgctaccaccagcagcagcagcgacgctaccaccaccagcagccaccagcagcaggtgaccaccaccagcagcagcagcgagggtaccaccagcagcagcgacgctaccaccaccagcagcgacgttaccaccaccagcagcagcagcgagggtaccaccaccagcagcagcagcagcagcagcaaaagCACAAGTTCATCGGATGTCCCTTCCTTCAAAAAGCCCGCGAACTGGAGCCCGCGCGTTCTCTCGCCGGAAAGGGGCCGCCACATTGCCGGGGACATCATCCGCCGCGTGACGAACGGTGTTACGATCGGTGCGGGTGTCCGAAAGCACGATGAGTACAGCCGGCACCGCCAACAGTAG
- a CDS encoding similarity to endo-1-like protein yields MSAEHPNRCCPTEKGPAKCAYSPAGNDLYIVGPYNSKAGVVLVCDIFGLLPNSKRFADVLAEQGFLVVMPDFFGSLAWPESEWPADFQSTRWTQYVEKITQFDSFVPRMEAAIAVLRQVGCAKVGAIGMCWGATLPFMMAAQGKIDAAAAAHPSFFTADALRAAKAPVLVLPSKDEPPMEDVEAAVNSHPMEPHVYKRFDTLQHGFFGSRYNPDTYTAAEVKDVEMARQLVLDFFKKSLH; encoded by the coding sequence ATGTCTGCGGAGCACCCgaaccgctgctgccccacCGAAAAGGGCCCCGCCAAGTGCGCGTACAGCCCCGCTGGCAACGATCTCTACATTGTGGGCCCCTACAACAGCAAGGCTGGCGTGGTGCTCGTGTGCGACATCTTCGGTTTGCTGCCCAACTCGAAACGCTTTGCTGACGTGCTAGCTGAGCAAGGCTTCCTTGTAGTCATGCCGGACTTTTTTGGATCGCTGGCATGGCCTGAGTCAGAGTGGCCCGCTGACTTCCAGTCGACGCGATGGACCCAGTATGTGGAAAAAATCACGCAGTTTGACAGCTTTGTGCCTCgcatggaggcggcgatcgcggtgctgcgccaggtGGGGTGTGCGAAGGTCGGCGCCATTGGCATGTGCTGGGGTGCTACCCTGCCGTTCATGATGGCGGCACAGGGCAAgatcgacgctgccgcagcagcgcacccgtCCTTCTTCACTGCCGACGCATTGAGGGCCGCGAAGGCGCccgtgctggtgctgccgtcgaAGGACGAGCCTCCCATGGAAGATGTCGAAGCCGCTGTCAACTCGCACCCGATGGAGCCGCACGTGTACAAGCGCTTTGACACCCTGCAACACGGGTTCTTTGGTTCCCGCTACAACCCTGACACGTACACAGCTGCGGAAGTCAAGGATGTGGAGATGGCACGTCAGCTCGTGTTGGACTTCTTCAAGAAGTCACTCCATTAG
- a CDS encoding protein-l-isoaspartate o-methyltransferase,putative produces MAWHCSSTTNAGMVAALQREGLIKTPEVIEVMRRVDRGWFVRNPKDAYRDQPLPIGFGVTISAPHMHAIMLELVCPSVLRHKNLDRARCQSLRLLDIGSGSGYMTAAFAALCEAVWRDSEPPTFEVVGIEHVQELQKQSKRVLESHFPDWIREHRVTLLHGDGRKPRSIAGLGEEKGECFDVIHVGATAPKTLVPEYLSLLRCGGTLVIPVGSPAEVQELQVFTKGDEGAFTMRRACHVQFVPLTSLHAQLDGDVATRT; encoded by the coding sequence ATGGCGTGGCATTGCTCGTCAACGACGAATGCGGGGATGGTGGCTGCACTGCAGCGCGAGGGTCTCATCAAAACACCCGAAGTGATTGAGGTGATGCGCCGTGTGGACCGTGGCTGGTTCGTGCGCAACCCCAAGGATGCTTACCGTGATCAGCCTCTGCCCATTGGTTTCGGCGTCACCATCAGCGCGCCACACATGCATGCTATCATGTTGGAGCTGGTTTGCCCGtctgtgctgcgccacaaGAATCTGGACCGAGCCCGTTGCCAATCGCTGCGACTGCTGGACATCGGTAGTGGAAGCGGCTACATGACGGCTGCCTTTGCCGCGCTGTGTGAGGCGGTTTGGCGAGACAGTGAGCCGCCTACCTTTGAGGTCGTCGGTATCGAGCACGTGCAGGAGCTCCAGAAGCAGTCAAAGCGTGTCCTCGAGTCGCACTTCCCTGACTGGATCCGCGAGCACCGCGTCACGCTGCTGCATGGAGACGGACGAAAGCCTCGCTCCATCGCGGGTCTCGGAGAGGAGAAAGGTGAATGCTTCGACGTCATACacgtcggcgccaccgcgccgaAGACTCTCGTGCCCGAGTACCTAAGCCTTCTCCGGTGCGGTGGTACCCTGGTGATCCCCGTTGGTAGCCCGGCCGAGGTGCAGGAGTTACAGGTGTTCACGAAGGGCGATGAAGGCGCTTTCACGATGCGACGGGCGTGTCACGTGCAGTTTGTGCCGCTTACATCTCTACATGCCCAGCTCGATGGCGACGTGGCGACGCGCACGTAA